The nucleotide window GCGCGGGTGGAAGGGGCAGCCCGGCGGAATGGCCGTCAGATTGGGCGGCATGCCCTTGATCGCGTACAGCTGCCGCCCCTTCTGGTCCAGCCGCGGGATCGAGTCCAGCAGCCCGCGGGTGTAGGGGTGGGCGGGCGCCTTGTAGAGCTGGTGGACGGGGGCGGTCTCGACGATCCGGCCCGCGTACATCACCGCGATGGTGTCGGCGACGTCCGCGACCACCCCCAGGTCGTGGGTGATCAGGATCAGTCCCATGGTCAGCTCGCGCTGCAGCTCCGCCAGCAGATCCATCACCTGCGCCTGGACGGTGACGTCCAGCGCCGTGGTCGGCTCGTCCGCGATGATCAGGTCCGGGCCCAGGGCCAGCGCCATCGCGATCATGATCCGCTGGCGCATCCCCCCGGAGAACTGGTGCGGATAGTCGCCCACCCGCTCCCTGGCGGCGGGGATCTTGACCCGCTCCATCAGCTCCACGGCCCGCCCGCGCGCCTCCTTGCGGGACATCCCCTCGTGGACCTGGAACATCTCCCCGAGCTGGGCCCCGACGCTGAGGACCGGGTTCAGCGAGGAGAGCGCGTCCTGGAAGATCATCGCCATCTTCGCGCCGCGGATCCTGCGCCGCTCCTCCCTGCGCAGGGTCAGCAGATCGCGCCCCTGGAAGAGGATCTCGCCGCCGGTGATGAACCCCGGCGGGGAGTCGAGGATGCCCATCACGGCCTGTGCGGTCACGGACTTGCCGGAGCCGGACTCCCCGAGCACCGCCAGGGTCTGACCCCGTGCCACGTGGTAGCTGACGCCGTTGACGGCCTTGGCCACCCCGTCGCGGGTACGGAACTCGACCCGCAGATCGCGGACCTCGAGCAGCGGCGGCTCGGCCACGGCCGCCGCGGCGCCCGTGGGTTCCGGGGCGGCTTCCTGGTGCGTCATCTTCCCGCTCCTCAGCGCAACTTGGGGTCGAGGGCGTCGCGTACCGCGTCGCCGAGCATGATGAACGCCAGCACCGTGATGCTCAGCGCGCCCGCCGGCCACAGCAGCATGTGCGGCGCGCTGCGGATGTACGGGGACGCGGTGGAGATGTCGATGCCCCAGGAGATGGTGGGCGGCTTCAGCCCCGCGCCCAGGTAGGAGAGCGTCGCCTCCAGCGCGATGAACGTGCCGAGCGCGATGGTGGCGACGACGATGACCGGCGCGACGGCGTTCGGGGCGATGTGCCGCAGCAGCATCCGCCCGTTGCCGGCGCCCAGCGCCCGTGCGGCCTGGACGTAGTCGTTCTGTTTGGCGGTGACCACCGAGCCGCGGGCGATCCGGGAGACCTGCGGCCAGCCGAGCAGCACGATGAAGCCGACCACCGGCCAGACCGTGCTGCTGGCGACCATCGAGAGGAAGACCAGCCCGCCGAGGATCACCGGGATGCCGAAGAAGATGTCGGCGATCCGGGACAGCAGGGTGTCCGACCAGCCGCCGAAGAAGCCGGCCAGCCCGCCCAGCAGGCTGCCGAGCAGCGCCGCGCCGGTCGTGGCGCAGACCCCGACGGTGATCGAGGCGCGGGCCCCGTAGACCACCCGGGTGTAGACGTCCCGGCCCTGGGTGTCGAAGCCGAAGGGGTGGCCGGGCTGGGAGCCCTGCTGCGCCTTGGCGAGGTCCGCGCGGTAGGGGTTGCCGGTGGCGATCAGCTGCGGCCAGATCGCGATGATCACCAGGAAGACGATGACCAGTGCGGAGATGACGAAGACGGGGTTGCGGCGCAGATCGTGCCAGGCGTCGCTCCACAGGCTGCGGGGCTTGCCGGCGGGCACCCCGCCGGGCGGACCGGCGCCCGGCGGGGCCGCACCGGGCCGCCGCTCCAGCGACTCCGCCTCGCCGATGGCCAGCGCGGCGGAGCCGCCGTCGCCGTGGCCGATGGCTTCCTTGGGGGCAGTGGGCTCAGGCATAGCGGATCCTCGGGTCGAGGACGGCGTACAGCAGGTCGACGAGGAGATTCGCGAGGAGGAAGACCAGCACCAGGATCGTCACGAAGCCCACGACGGTCGGTGAGTTCTGCCGCAGGATGCCCTGGTAGAGCTGGTATCCGACGCCGTGGATGTTGAAGATGCGCTCGGTGACGATCGCGCCGCCCATCAGGGCGCCGATGTCGGTGCCGATGAAGGTGACGACCGGGATCAGCGAATTGCGCAGCAGATGGCGGGTGATGACCCGGCGGCGCGGCAGGCCCTTGGCAACGGCCGTACGGACGTAGTCGGCGCGGACGTTCTCCGCGATCGAGGTCCGGGTCAGCCGGGTCACATAGGCGAGCGAGACCAGCGCCAGCACCAGCCCGGGCAGCAGGAGTTCGTTCAGCGGTACCTCCGGGGAGACCGACGGCGCGGCCCAGCCCCACTGCACCCCGAACAGGAACTGCAGCAGATAGCCGCTGACGAAGGTCGGGATGGACACCACGACGAGGGTGAGGACCAGGACCGAGGTGTCGATGCCGCGGCCGCGCCGGAGCCCGCTGAACACCCCCAGCACGATGCCCACCACCATCTCGATCACGATGGCGACCACCGTCAGCCGCAGGGTGACGGGAAAGGCGGAGGCCATCAGCTCGGTGACCGACTGGCCGTTGAACGCGGTGCCGAAGTTCCCCTGGAAGATCTGCCCCATGTAGTGCAGGTACTGCTTCCACAGCGGCGCGTCGAGGTAGAGCTCGCGGCGGATCTGCGCGGCGGTGGCGGGGTCGGGGGCGCGCTCGCCGAACATCGCGGCCACCGGGTCGCCCAGTGCGTAGACCATGAAGAAGATCAGGAAGGTGCTGCCGATGAACACCGGGATCATCTGGAGCAGCCGCCGGATCACATACCGTCCCATGAAGCGTCCACCTCCCTCACACCACGGTCAGTTGACCTTGATCTCGTTGTAGACCGGCACGCTGAACGGGTTCAGCGAGACATTGCTGATCCGTTCCGAGTAGCCGCCGCTGCCGTTCTGGTACCAGAGCGGAATGGACGGCATCTGCGCGGCGAGGACCTTCTCGGCGTCCTGGAAGGTCGCGACGGCCTGACCGGTGTCGGTCTCCGCGTTGGCCTTGTCCACCAGGGTGTCGAAGCCGTGGTTGCTGAACTTCCCGTCGTTCGCCGAGCCGTTGGTGTAGTAGAGCGGCTGGAGGAAGTTCTGGATCAGGGGGTAGTCCATCTGCCAGCCGGCCCGGAAGGGGCCGCTCATCCGCTTGGCCGCGATCTTGTTCCGGAAGTCGCCGAAGGTCCCGACCGGCGCGCCGGTGCAGGCGTTGTCGCTGCCCAGCGAGGTGTTGATGCTGTTGCAGAGGGCGTCGATCCAGTCCTTGTGGGAGCCGGTGTCGGCGTTGTACGTGAGGGTCATGTGTCCGCCGGGCAGCCCGCCGCCCTGCTTGATCAGCTGCCGGGCCCGGCCGGGGTTGAACACACAGGCCTCGCCGCAGAGCCCCGCCTTGTAGCCGCCGTCCGCGCCCAGTACCGGTGAGGTCCAGTCCGTGGCGGGTGTCCGCGTCCGCCGGAAGATCTCCCGGGTGATCTGGTCCCGGTCGATGGCCATCGACAGTCCGCGCCGGACCTTCTCCTTGCCCGGTCCGCCCCACGCCTTGTCGTACATGGGGAAGGTGAGGGTCTGGATGATCCCGGCCGGCTGGTTGATGTACCGGTTGCCGAGGTCCGATGTCACGCTCTTGAGCTGTGAGGCCGGTACATCGTCGACGAGATCGAGGTTGCCGGCCTGCAGATCGGTGTACGCGGTGTTGTTGTCGGTGTAGACCCGCAGATCGATGCCGGCGTTCCGCGCCGGGTCGGACCCCGGGTACTTCCCCCATTTCCGCATCCGCAGCACGGACCCCTTCTCATAGGAATCCACGCGGTACGGCCCGTTGCCGACCGGCTTTCGCAGCCACCCGGAATGGTCCTTGTAGAACGCCTGGGGCAGCGGCATGAAGGCCGAATAGCCCAGGGTGTCCGGCCAGCTGGAGAACTTCTGGTTGAGCGTCACGGTGAAGGTCTTGTCGTCCTTCACCACCAGCCCCGACAGCGTCTTGGCCGTAGGGGTTCCGGTGGTGGGGTGCACCTTCGCGAAGCCGTCGATGTACTGGAAGAACGGCGCGTTCTTCTGCTCGTTGGTCAGCAGCGCCCCGTAATTCCAGGCGTCCACGAAGGAACGGGCGGTGACCTTCTCGCCATTGCTGAAGGTCCAGCCGTCCTTCAGGGTGACGGTGAAATGCTGCGAATCCTTCGTCTCGATGCGGTCCGCGATCACATTCTCCGCGGCGCCCGTTTTCGGGTTGTACCGCTTGAGGCCGCGGAAGAGCATCTCCAGGACCTTGCCGCCCTGGACCTCATTGGTGTTCGCCGGCTCCAGCGGATTCTGCGGATCTCCCCAGGAGGCACTGACCACCCCGGCGCTCGCCCCGCCGCCGCCCCCGCACGCGGTGGCCGTCAGACCGGTGGCGGCGGCACACAGGGCCCACTTCGCGAGGGTGGCTCCCCGCATGATGCCTCCTCAGGTCCGGACTCCTGCCCAGCCCACATAAGATCGCAAAGCGGGAGGTATCGCACTTCGGCGGCGACCGCCACTGCTCCGGAGACCCGAGAAAACCCCCGTATGCCCGATCGGCTTGGGGTGGGCGGGGCCGCCCCACGGCGGGGCGGCCCCGGTGCCGGCCCGGTGGATCAGGAAGCGGCACCCGAGGCGTGGTGGACGCCCTCCACCGCGTATATCCGCGGGTCGAAGGACTCCGCCAGCGCGGCGGCCTGCGTCATGTGCTCCTGCGCCGCCGGATCGGCCAGCATCGCCCGGAAGTGCGCCTCGCTCTCCCACTGGGCGTAGTTGACGACCCGTTCGCCGTCCGCACTGGCGTGGAGGTTCGCCGAGAGGAAGCCCGGCCGGTCCCGCATCGTCTCCTCGGTGGCCCGGCTCAGCAGCGCCACCAGCTCCGCCTGCCGCTCGGGCAGCACGGTGAACACATTGATCAGCGTCGCGATCCCACGACCGGCTTCGATCTTCGTCGTCTGCGTCATGCCCCCAGTCTGGCGCCGGCCACTGACAACGCCGCCGGGGAACGGGACAGGCCCCCGGGGAGCGGGACGGACCGCCGCACCGGGACGCGAAGCGGCCCCGCCGGAACGCCGAAGGGGCGCCCCTCACGTGGAGGGGCGCCCCTTCGGCGCGTTTCCGGAATCCCGGCGGCAGGCGTTACCGCTCGGCGCGGTCCTTCAGCGCTTCGCGCGGGAAGCCGTGCGGCCGCGCTCCTTCTGGTCCAGGACGACCTTGCGGATGCGCACGGACTCCGGGGTGACCTCGACGCACTCGTCGTCGCGGCAGAACTCCAGGGACTGCTCCAGGGAGAGCTTGCGCGGCGGAACGATCGCCTCGAAGGAGTCGGCCGAGGCGGAGCGCATGTTGGTGAGCTTCTTCTCCTTGGTGATGTTGACGTCCATGTCGTCGGCGCGGGAGTTCTCGCCGACGATCATGCCCTCGTACACCTCGGTGCCCGGGTCGGTGAAGAGCACACCGCGCTCCTGGAGGTTGGTCATCGCGAAGGCGGTGACGGCACCGGCGCGGTCGGCGACCAGCGAGCCGTTGTTACGGGTCTTCAGCTCGCCGAACCACGGCTCGTGGCCCTCGTGGATGGAGTGCGCGATACCGGTGCCGCGGGTGTTGGTCAGGAACTCGGTACGGAACCCGATCAGACCGCGGGACGGGACGATGAACTCCATGCGGACCCAGCCGGAGCCGTGGTTGGACATGTTGTCCATCCGGCCCTTGCGGGTGCCCATGAGCTGGGTGACCGCGCCCATGTGCTCCTCGGGCACATCGATGGTGATGCGCTCGATCGGCTCGTAGGTCTTGCCGTCGACCTGCTTGGTGACCACCTGCGGCTTGCCGATGGTCATCTCGAAGCCCTCGCGGCGCATCTGCTCGACCAGGATGGCCAGCGCCAGCTCACCGCGGCCCTGCACCTCCCAGGCGTCGGGGCGCTCGGTCTCCAGCACGCGCAGCGAGACGTTACCGATCAGCTCGCGCTCCAGGCGGTCCTTGACCTGGCGGGCGGTGACCTTGCGGTCCTTGACCGCGGACTTGGCGTCCGCGCCCTTGCCGGTGCCGCCGCGGCCGACCAGCGGGGAGGTGTTGGTGCCGATGGTCATGGAGATCGCGGGCTCGTCGACCGTGATCAGCGGCAGCGCGATCGGGTTCTCCGGATCGGCCAGGGTCTCGCCGATCATGATGTCGGGGATACCCGCGACCGCGCAGATGTCGCCGGGGCCGGCCTTCTCGGCGGGCTTGCGGGTGAGCGCCTCGGTCATCATCAGCTCGGTGATGCGGACGCTGGAGACGGTGCCGTCGCGCTTGATCCAGGCGACGGTCTGCCCCTTCTGCAGCTCGCCCTGCTCCACCCGGAGCAGCGCGATACGGCCGAGGAAGTTGTCCGCGTCGAGGTTGGTGACGTGCGCCTGCAGCGGGGCGCTCTCGTCGTACTCGGGGGCCGGGACGTGCTCCAGCAGCGTGTGGAAGAACGGCTCCAGGTTGGTGCTGTCGCCCGGGACCGTGCCGTCCTCCGGCTTGGTCAGCGAGGCGACGCCGTCACGGGCGCAGGCGTAGACGATCGGGAACTCGATCTGGTCCTCGTCCGCGTCCAGGTCCAGGAACAGGTCGTAGGTCTCGTTGACGACCTCGTCGATCCGGGAGTCGGGACGGTCGGTCTTGTTGATGCACAGGATGACCGGCATCCGGGCCGCGAGGGCCTTGCGGAGCACGAAGCGGGTCTGCGGCAGCGGACCCTCGGAGGCGTCGACCAGCAGGACGACCGCGTCGACCATCGACAGACCGCGCTCGACCTCGCCACCGAAGTCGGCGTGGCCGGGGGTGTCGATGATGTTGATCGTGATCGGGTCCCCGCCGTCCTTGGGGTGATACTTCACCGCCGTGTTCTTGGCGAGGATCGTGATGCCCTTCTCACGCTCCAGGTCGTTGGAGTCCATCATCCGGTCGTCGAGCTTCTCGGCGGCGTGCTCGGCGAAGGATCCGGCCTGCTTGAGCATGCCGTCGACGAGAGTGGTCTTTCCGTGGTCGACGTGGGCGACGATGGCTACGTTACGAATGTCGTGACGGGTGGGCATACTGGCGGCGCTTCTCCCGGAATCGTGGGTGGCGACGCGTCCATCCGGTACGCGCGCCCGCCGGGCATCTCAGCACGCCACGGCCTCACCCCATGGTACGTGGCTGCGGCGGCACTGGCCGCCGCAGCCCGTCCATACCGCCTCTGACCTGCGATTACCTTCCCTCGCGAGGCTCTGGTGAGGGCTGGTGGGGGCCGGCGGGGTCCCCTACCTCGTGTACCCGATGTCCTGGAAGCGGGGGGTGGCGAAGCCGAAGGCGCCGACGTTGGCGAGCGTCTTCTTCGTGGCCACCAGCTCGGGCCGCTGGTAGAGCGGAATCGACCCGGCGGCCGCCCAGATCCGGGCGTCGGCCTGTGCGACCAGGGTGCGCGCGGAGCCCTCGTCCAGCTCGGAGGAGGCCTGGTCGAAGAGCTGGTCGATGTGGTCGGTGCCGACCCGCGTGTAGTTCTGCTCGACGGTCAGCGAGCCGTCGGGCGCGGGCTGCGGCTTGGCGTAGATCGGGCGGGCGTCGGTCGCCGGGTAGGCGGTGCCGGGCCAGGAGTACAGCGCCAGGTCGTAGTCGCCGGAGGCGATGTGGTCCTGGAAGTAGCTGGCGTCGGAGACCCGCTGGACGGAGGTCTGCACGCCGATCTTGCCGAGCATCTCGGAGATCCGCCGTCCGACGGTGCGCAGCTGCGCGGAGGCGGCGCCGTCGGGGACCACGAAGCGCAGGGTCAGCGGCCTGCCGTTCTTCTTGACGGCGGCGATACGGCCCGCCCGGTCACCGGCCGGCTGCGGTGCGGCGGCCGCGGACCGCTCGGCCGCGGCGTGCCGGGCGCCGGGGTGCCCGCCGGA belongs to Streptomyces sp. NBC_01454 and includes:
- a CDS encoding ABC transporter ATP-binding protein, producing the protein MTHQEAAPEPTGAAAAVAEPPLLEVRDLRVEFRTRDGVAKAVNGVSYHVARGQTLAVLGESGSGKSVTAQAVMGILDSPPGFITGGEILFQGRDLLTLRREERRRIRGAKMAMIFQDALSSLNPVLSVGAQLGEMFQVHEGMSRKEARGRAVELMERVKIPAARERVGDYPHQFSGGMRQRIMIAMALALGPDLIIADEPTTALDVTVQAQVMDLLAELQRELTMGLILITHDLGVVADVADTIAVMYAGRIVETAPVHQLYKAPAHPYTRGLLDSIPRLDQKGRQLYAIKGMPPNLTAIPPGCPFHPRCPLARDVCRTDPPPLYEAGPGRASACHFWKETLDGAR
- a CDS encoding ABC transporter permease, with product MPEPTAPKEAIGHGDGGSAALAIGEAESLERRPGAAPPGAGPPGGVPAGKPRSLWSDAWHDLRRNPVFVISALVIVFLVIIAIWPQLIATGNPYRADLAKAQQGSQPGHPFGFDTQGRDVYTRVVYGARASITVGVCATTGAALLGSLLGGLAGFFGGWSDTLLSRIADIFFGIPVILGGLVFLSMVASSTVWPVVGFIVLLGWPQVSRIARGSVVTAKQNDYVQAARALGAGNGRMLLRHIAPNAVAPVIVVATIALGTFIALEATLSYLGAGLKPPTISWGIDISTASPYIRSAPHMLLWPAGALSITVLAFIMLGDAVRDALDPKLR
- a CDS encoding ABC transporter permease codes for the protein MGRYVIRRLLQMIPVFIGSTFLIFFMVYALGDPVAAMFGERAPDPATAAQIRRELYLDAPLWKQYLHYMGQIFQGNFGTAFNGQSVTELMASAFPVTLRLTVVAIVIEMVVGIVLGVFSGLRRGRGIDTSVLVLTLVVVSIPTFVSGYLLQFLFGVQWGWAAPSVSPEVPLNELLLPGLVLALVSLAYVTRLTRTSIAENVRADYVRTAVAKGLPRRRVITRHLLRNSLIPVVTFIGTDIGALMGGAIVTERIFNIHGVGYQLYQGILRQNSPTVVGFVTILVLVFLLANLLVDLLYAVLDPRIRYA
- a CDS encoding peptide ABC transporter substrate-binding protein; the encoded protein is MRGATLAKWALCAAATGLTATACGGGGGASAGVVSASWGDPQNPLEPANTNEVQGGKVLEMLFRGLKRYNPKTGAAENVIADRIETKDSQHFTVTLKDGWTFSNGEKVTARSFVDAWNYGALLTNEQKNAPFFQYIDGFAKVHPTTGTPTAKTLSGLVVKDDKTFTVTLNQKFSSWPDTLGYSAFMPLPQAFYKDHSGWLRKPVGNGPYRVDSYEKGSVLRMRKWGKYPGSDPARNAGIDLRVYTDNNTAYTDLQAGNLDLVDDVPASQLKSVTSDLGNRYINQPAGIIQTLTFPMYDKAWGGPGKEKVRRGLSMAIDRDQITREIFRRTRTPATDWTSPVLGADGGYKAGLCGEACVFNPGRARQLIKQGGGLPGGHMTLTYNADTGSHKDWIDALCNSINTSLGSDNACTGAPVGTFGDFRNKIAAKRMSGPFRAGWQMDYPLIQNFLQPLYYTNGSANDGKFSNHGFDTLVDKANAETDTGQAVATFQDAEKVLAAQMPSIPLWYQNGSGGYSERISNVSLNPFSVPVYNEIKVN
- a CDS encoding putative quinol monooxygenase; this encodes MTQTTKIEAGRGIATLINVFTVLPERQAELVALLSRATEETMRDRPGFLSANLHASADGERVVNYAQWESEAHFRAMLADPAAQEHMTQAAALAESFDPRIYAVEGVHHASGAAS
- the typA gene encoding translational GTPase TypA, with product MPTRHDIRNVAIVAHVDHGKTTLVDGMLKQAGSFAEHAAEKLDDRMMDSNDLEREKGITILAKNTAVKYHPKDGGDPITINIIDTPGHADFGGEVERGLSMVDAVVLLVDASEGPLPQTRFVLRKALAARMPVILCINKTDRPDSRIDEVVNETYDLFLDLDADEDQIEFPIVYACARDGVASLTKPEDGTVPGDSTNLEPFFHTLLEHVPAPEYDESAPLQAHVTNLDADNFLGRIALLRVEQGELQKGQTVAWIKRDGTVSSVRITELMMTEALTRKPAEKAGPGDICAVAGIPDIMIGETLADPENPIALPLITVDEPAISMTIGTNTSPLVGRGGTGKGADAKSAVKDRKVTARQVKDRLERELIGNVSLRVLETERPDAWEVQGRGELALAILVEQMRREGFEMTIGKPQVVTKQVDGKTYEPIERITIDVPEEHMGAVTQLMGTRKGRMDNMSNHGSGWVRMEFIVPSRGLIGFRTEFLTNTRGTGIAHSIHEGHEPWFGELKTRNNGSLVADRAGAVTAFAMTNLQERGVLFTDPGTEVYEGMIVGENSRADDMDVNITKEKKLTNMRSASADSFEAIVPPRKLSLEQSLEFCRDDECVEVTPESVRIRKVVLDQKERGRTASRAKR